One genomic region from Arthrobacter sp. FB24 encodes:
- the dnaG gene encoding DNA primase: MAGLIKREDIDEVRQRTDIKEVVDGYVTLKGAGLGSFKGLCPFHDERSPSFTVRPQVGRYHCFGCGEDGDVISFVQKLDHSSFHEAVEKLAARIGFELRYEDGGTGPSREDVGKRQRLLDAHKVADEFFRAQLLTPGASEGRNFLHGRGFDRTAAEQFGVGYAPQGWDALLKHLRGRGYTDAELKLTGMFSEGNRGIYDRFRGRLIWPIRDIAGDTIGFGARKLYEDDQGPKYLNTPETTLYKKSQVLYGIDLAKRNIAKERQLVVVEGYTDVMACHLSGITTAVATCGTAFGADHIKIARRLLSDDGTGGEVIFTFDGDAAGQKAALRAFEEDQRFVAQTYVAVEPTGADPCDLRQARGDSAVRDLISSRRPLFEFAIRASLKRHNLDTVEGRIAALRESAPVVAQIRDAGIRPGYARELAGWLGMPVEEVSRAVAVAAKRAAQGDTPAGSGAAPGIAELPASGVVPSFNRPDPRDPVASMERQALEVALQEPAMLAGGTWDRFSAAGFRTPAYQAVHDAMRASGPGLTGDPVRWVEQVMNEVPEPLRPLVSELAVVPLPASNAEGVLRYCRDILARLFELQITRVKADKMGQLQRLDASSHPEEFQRLNRELMLLEMERRSLRSDA, encoded by the coding sequence GTGGCCGGGCTGATCAAACGCGAAGATATTGACGAAGTACGCCAGCGCACGGACATCAAGGAAGTCGTGGACGGCTACGTCACGCTCAAGGGCGCCGGGCTGGGCTCCTTCAAGGGCCTGTGCCCGTTCCACGATGAGCGTTCGCCGTCGTTCACCGTCCGTCCCCAGGTGGGCAGGTACCACTGCTTCGGCTGCGGCGAGGACGGCGACGTCATCTCCTTTGTCCAGAAGCTGGACCACTCCTCGTTCCATGAGGCCGTGGAAAAGCTGGCGGCCAGGATCGGCTTCGAACTTCGCTACGAAGACGGCGGCACCGGCCCCAGCCGGGAGGACGTGGGCAAGCGCCAGCGCCTCCTGGACGCCCACAAAGTGGCAGACGAGTTCTTCCGCGCCCAGCTGCTGACTCCCGGCGCCTCGGAGGGCCGCAACTTCCTGCACGGCCGCGGCTTCGACCGGACGGCTGCTGAGCAGTTCGGCGTGGGCTACGCCCCGCAGGGCTGGGACGCGCTGCTCAAGCACCTCCGCGGCCGGGGCTACACGGATGCCGAGCTGAAGCTGACGGGCATGTTCTCCGAAGGCAACCGGGGTATCTATGACCGGTTCCGCGGCCGCCTGATCTGGCCCATCCGTGACATCGCCGGCGACACCATCGGATTCGGCGCCCGGAAGCTCTATGAGGACGACCAGGGCCCCAAGTATCTCAATACCCCGGAAACCACGCTCTACAAGAAATCCCAGGTGCTCTACGGCATCGACCTCGCCAAGCGGAACATCGCCAAGGAACGGCAGCTGGTGGTGGTGGAGGGTTACACCGACGTCATGGCCTGCCACCTGTCGGGGATCACGACGGCAGTGGCCACCTGCGGAACCGCGTTCGGCGCCGACCACATCAAGATCGCCCGGCGGCTGTTGTCCGACGACGGCACCGGGGGAGAAGTCATCTTCACCTTCGACGGCGATGCCGCCGGCCAGAAGGCCGCCCTGCGCGCCTTCGAGGAGGACCAGAGATTCGTCGCGCAGACCTACGTTGCAGTGGAACCCACCGGCGCGGACCCCTGCGACCTCCGGCAGGCCCGGGGCGACTCCGCCGTCCGTGACCTGATCAGCAGCCGCCGTCCGCTGTTTGAATTTGCCATCAGGGCGTCGCTGAAGCGGCACAACCTCGACACCGTCGAGGGCCGCATTGCGGCCCTGCGGGAGTCCGCCCCGGTGGTGGCCCAGATCCGTGACGCAGGTATCCGCCCCGGGTACGCCCGGGAACTGGCAGGGTGGCTCGGCATGCCAGTCGAAGAGGTCAGCCGCGCGGTGGCCGTCGCCGCCAAACGGGCTGCCCAGGGAGACACGCCCGCAGGCAGCGGCGCAGCGCCGGGCATTGCCGAACTGCCGGCGTCGGGCGTTGTGCCGTCCTTCAACAGGCCGGACCCCCGGGACCCCGTGGCGTCCATGGAGCGCCAGGCGCTGGAAGTGGCGCTCCAAGAGCCCGCGATGCTGGCTGGCGGGACCTGGGACCGGTTCAGTGCGGCGGGGTTCCGGACCCCTGCCTACCAGGCCGTCCACGACGCCATGCGCGCCTCCGGGCCGGGGCTGACCGGCGATCCCGTGCGGTGGGTGGAGCAGGTGATGAACGAAGTGCCGGAGCCCCTCCGTCCGCTGGTTTCTGAGCTCGCCGTGGTGCCGCTGCCGGCAAGCAACGCGGAAGGCGTGCTCAGGTACTGCCGGGACATCCTCGCGCGGCTGTTCGAACTGCAGATCACCAGGGTCAAGGCGGACAAGATGGGGCAGCTGCAGAGGCTGGATGCCTCGTCCCATCCTGAAGAGTTCCAGCGGCTGAACCGTGAGCTGATGCTTCTGGAAATGGAGCGCCGTTCACTGCGTTCCGATGCGTGA